One uncultured Alphaproteobacteria bacterium genomic region harbors:
- a CDS encoding LivG protein, producing the protein MSAATLLSLEGVAKSFGGVRALNDVSFEVGRGEILGLIGPNGSGKTTSFNVLTGLYKPDGGRIVFDGAEITGASPQAVYHAGIARTFQRSRLCLELSIFDNIMVGNHGRLNPGLWHNLFARKALRAEHDAAFAEARELVALFSPSLAGAMFQAVGALPMIERRRIEICRALIARPKLLLLDEPSAGMTHDETYQLMSDILSVRERLGSLTIILVEHEMGVIERVSDRCVVLNYGEKIAEGAYQEVAADRLVQEAYLGSA; encoded by the coding sequence ATGAGCGCCGCGACGCTGCTTTCCCTCGAGGGCGTGGCCAAGAGCTTCGGCGGCGTGCGCGCGCTGAACGACGTCTCGTTCGAGGTCGGCCGGGGCGAGATTCTCGGGCTGATCGGGCCGAACGGCTCGGGCAAGACCACCTCGTTCAACGTCCTCACCGGGCTCTACAAGCCCGACGGCGGGCGCATCGTCTTCGACGGCGCGGAGATCACCGGCGCGTCGCCGCAGGCGGTCTACCATGCCGGGATCGCGCGCACCTTCCAGCGCTCGCGGCTGTGCCTGGAGCTCTCGATCTTCGACAACATCATGGTCGGCAACCACGGCCGCCTGAACCCGGGCCTGTGGCACAACCTGTTCGCCCGCAAGGCGCTGAGGGCCGAGCACGACGCCGCCTTCGCCGAGGCGCGCGAACTCGTGGCGCTGTTCAGCCCGAGCCTCGCGGGGGCGATGTTCCAGGCGGTGGGAGCGCTGCCGATGATCGAGCGCCGCCGCATCGAGATCTGCCGCGCCCTGATCGCGCGGCCGAAGCTGCTGCTGCTCGACGAACCCTCGGCGGGCATGACCCACGACGAGACCTACCAGCTGATGAGCGACATTCTGTCGGTGCGCGAACGCCTCGGGAGCCTCACGATCATCCTCGTCGAGCACGAGATGGGAGTGATCGAACGGGTCTCGGACCGCTGCGTGGTTCTGAACTACGGCGAGAAGATCGCCGAGGGCGCGTATCAGGAGGTCGCCGCCGACCGCCTGGTGCAGGAAGCCTATCTCGGTTCGGCGTGA
- the livF gene encoding leucine/isoleucine/valine transporter subunit; ATP-binding component of ABC superfamily (Evidence 2a : Function of homologous gene experimentally demonstrated in an other organism; PubMedId : 14702302, 2195019; Product type t : transporter) gives MDAQIPAIEISGLHTAYDKADVLIDVSLVVRPGEITCLLGSNGAGKTTLIRSILGLTPPRAGSIKVFGEEIAGEPTHRVIARGVACIPEGRRMFPKLTVAENLRLGAYQEPSEAEIRRRLAEVYDTFPRLAERRNQLAGTMSGGEQAMVSIGRGLMGQPRVLIIDEPSLGLSPLYVKENFRIIEGIRARGITVFLVEQNVHQTLAIADAGYVLSGGRLVAGGTAAELKSNAEFHAAYFG, from the coding sequence ATGGACGCGCAAATTCCGGCGATCGAAATCTCCGGCCTCCACACCGCCTACGACAAGGCGGACGTGCTGATCGACGTGTCGCTGGTGGTCCGCCCCGGCGAGATCACCTGCCTGCTCGGGTCCAACGGCGCGGGCAAGACCACCCTGATCCGCTCGATCCTCGGCCTCACGCCGCCGCGCGCGGGCAGCATCAAGGTGTTCGGCGAGGAGATCGCGGGCGAGCCGACCCATCGCGTGATCGCCCGCGGCGTCGCCTGCATTCCCGAGGGGCGTCGGATGTTCCCCAAGCTCACGGTGGCCGAGAACCTCCGCCTCGGCGCCTATCAGGAGCCCTCGGAGGCGGAGATCCGGCGTCGCCTCGCCGAGGTCTACGACACCTTTCCGCGTCTCGCCGAGCGCCGCAACCAGCTTGCGGGAACGATGTCGGGCGGCGAGCAGGCGATGGTGTCGATCGGCCGCGGCCTGATGGGCCAGCCCCGCGTGCTGATCATCGACGAACCGTCGCTCGGATTGTCGCCGTTGTATGTGAAGGAGAATTTCCGCATCATCGAGGGCATTCGCGCGCGCGGCATCACGGTGTTCCTGGTCGAGCAGAACGTTCACCAGACCCTCGCGATCGCCGATGCGGGCTACGTTCTGTCCGGCGGCCGTCTGGTCGCCGGGGGCACCGCGGCGGAACTCAAGTCCAACGCCGAGTTCCACGCCGCCTATTTCGGGTAG
- a CDS encoding ArgE/DapE family peptidase codes for MTELSPAVALTRELVAFDTINPPGAEGACIAHLVRRLEAAGFACTLQPIGEGRPNLLARIGRRDAPGLVFTGHVDTVPLGAKPWSVDPFAGEIRNGRLYGRGTSDMKSGVAAFVVAVEARAAALADGPEVVLAITAGEETGCDGAQAMAQAGMLPKAAALLVGEPTGNQPMIGHKGALWLKAETSGVTAHGSMPDLGDNAVYKAARAIARLADFDFNVARHPVLGPPTLNVGRVAGGLNINSVPDHAEILVDVRTIPGMSHAAVREDLTGVIGEAARVTTLFDLEGVWTEPDAPWAARAIACACAVLGQPFAPKSAPFFTDASVLTPALGHPPTLILGPGETGQAHQTDEYAEVAKIDAAVEIYGAILDDWRSVGR; via the coding sequence ATGACCGAGCTTTCCCCCGCCGTCGCGCTGACGCGCGAACTGGTCGCGTTCGACACCATCAACCCGCCGGGCGCGGAAGGTGCGTGCATCGCGCATCTGGTGCGTCGGCTGGAGGCCGCCGGGTTCGCCTGCACGCTGCAGCCGATCGGCGAGGGGCGCCCCAACCTGCTGGCGCGGATCGGCCGTCGCGACGCGCCGGGGCTGGTGTTCACCGGGCACGTCGACACCGTGCCGCTCGGGGCGAAGCCGTGGAGCGTCGATCCGTTCGCGGGCGAGATCCGGAACGGCCGTCTCTACGGCCGCGGCACCTCGGACATGAAGTCCGGCGTCGCCGCGTTCGTGGTCGCCGTCGAGGCCCGCGCCGCCGCGCTCGCGGACGGTCCGGAAGTGGTGCTCGCGATCACCGCGGGCGAGGAGACCGGCTGCGACGGCGCGCAGGCGATGGCGCAGGCGGGCATGCTGCCGAAGGCGGCAGCGCTGCTGGTGGGCGAACCCACCGGCAACCAGCCGATGATCGGCCACAAGGGCGCGCTGTGGCTCAAGGCCGAAACCTCGGGCGTGACCGCCCACGGCTCGATGCCGGATCTCGGCGACAACGCGGTCTACAAGGCGGCGCGGGCGATCGCGCGGCTTGCCGATTTCGACTTCAACGTCGCGCGCCACCCGGTGCTCGGCCCGCCGACGCTCAACGTCGGCAGGGTCGCGGGCGGCCTCAACATCAACTCGGTGCCCGACCATGCGGAAATTCTGGTGGACGTGCGCACGATTCCGGGGATGAGCCACGCGGCTGTGCGCGAGGACCTGACCGGGGTGATCGGCGAGGCGGCGCGCGTCACCACCCTGTTCGATCTCGAAGGGGTGTGGACCGAACCCGACGCGCCCTGGGCGGCGCGGGCGATCGCCTGCGCCTGCGCGGTGCTGGGGCAGCCGTTCGCGCCGAAGTCGGCGCCGTTCTTCACCGACGCCTCGGTGCTCACTCCGGCGCTCGGCCATCCGCCGACGCTGATCCTCGGCCCCGGCGAAACCGGTCAGGCGCACCAGACCGACGAATACGCCGAGGTGGCGAAGATCGACGCGGCGGTGGAGATCTACGGCGCGATCCTCGACGACTGGCGGAGCGTCGGACGATGA
- a CDS encoding hypothetical protein (Evidence 5 : No homology to any previously reported sequences): MPGLACAATGLPLGVQVVAPLGADALALALAERVAAAL; this comes from the coding sequence GTGCCCGGTCTCGCCTGCGCCGCGACCGGCCTGCCGCTCGGCGTTCAGGTGGTCGCACCGCTCGGCGCCGACGCTCTGGCGCTCGCCCTCGCCGAACGGGTCGCCGCGGCGCTTTAG
- a CDS encoding Diguanylate cyclase: protein MSFRLRLVAIVLAAIVTLGGLNLAALHQVRRLDGESFAAHRVEGMRLAQARLDELFGELDNAAANLSKPREIVNALAAADNEALYDWSSAFVGSVDRSAGIDAIAFVDRLGFVISRAPDEFRFGDVVADTAVFRETAAAGHFLGVAEVDGAPNFVAARMLHKYDDLPVGMVIVSTPITPAKLSAISGSANVVVSYVGPRATISGTGAAPLSQALFRETLTGADGSSQFRVDFLPDARRERMLKLQSGLSLGAILASLLTLAALLAVLRRQLAPYQAIVGGLLEYANHATGLGGLRDRLSPLRGRPGEAAQVADALTQMIDSVDANFRRIARHADELEVMANADALTGLANRRGIEAALQAEARRRFRFGGGFAVALMDVDHFKAINDRFGHPAGDEVLRRVAGLLRANSRASDTVGRWGGEEFLLLCPGASAEAAVAHAENLRRLVAAAFADDFAVTASFGVAVAQPGEEPEAAVARADRALYAAKADGRNAVRAL from the coding sequence ATGTCCTTCCGCCTCCGTCTCGTTGCGATCGTTCTCGCGGCCATCGTCACCCTCGGCGGCCTCAATCTCGCGGCGCTGCATCAGGTCCGGCGGCTCGACGGCGAAAGCTTCGCCGCCCACCGGGTGGAGGGGATGCGGCTGGCGCAGGCGCGCCTCGACGAATTGTTCGGGGAACTCGACAACGCCGCCGCCAACCTCTCGAAACCGCGCGAGATCGTCAACGCCCTCGCCGCCGCCGACAACGAGGCGCTGTACGACTGGAGCTCCGCGTTCGTCGGCAGCGTCGACCGCTCCGCCGGCATCGACGCGATCGCGTTCGTCGACCGGCTCGGTTTCGTGATCTCCCGCGCGCCCGACGAATTCCGCTTCGGCGACGTCGTCGCCGACACCGCGGTGTTCCGCGAGACCGCCGCCGCCGGACATTTCCTCGGCGTCGCCGAGGTTGACGGCGCGCCGAATTTCGTCGCCGCGCGGATGCTGCACAAATACGACGACCTGCCGGTCGGAATGGTGATCGTCTCCACCCCGATCACGCCGGCGAAGCTCTCGGCGATCAGCGGCAGCGCCAACGTGGTGGTGAGCTACGTCGGCCCGCGAGCGACGATTTCCGGCACCGGCGCCGCGCCCCTGTCGCAGGCGCTGTTCCGCGAAACCCTGACGGGGGCCGACGGAAGCTCGCAATTCCGCGTCGACTTCCTCCCCGACGCGCGGCGGGAGCGGATGCTGAAGCTGCAATCGGGGCTGAGCCTCGGCGCGATCCTGGCGTCGCTGCTCACCCTCGCGGCGCTGCTGGCGGTTCTGCGGCGTCAGCTCGCGCCGTATCAGGCGATCGTCGGCGGCCTGCTCGAATACGCCAACCATGCCACCGGCCTCGGCGGCCTGCGCGACCGCCTGTCGCCGTTGCGCGGGCGGCCGGGCGAGGCGGCGCAGGTGGCCGACGCGCTGACGCAGATGATCGATTCGGTGGACGCGAACTTCCGCCGCATCGCCCGCCACGCCGACGAACTGGAGGTGATGGCGAACGCCGACGCCCTCACCGGCCTCGCCAACCGCCGCGGCATCGAGGCGGCGCTGCAGGCCGAGGCGCGGCGGCGGTTCCGCTTCGGCGGCGGCTTCGCGGTGGCGTTGATGGACGTGGACCACTTCAAGGCGATCAACGACCGCTTCGGCCATCCGGCGGGAGACGAGGTTCTGCGCCGCGTCGCCGGTCTCCTGCGCGCCAACAGCCGCGCCTCGGACACCGTCGGGCGCTGGGGCGGCGAGGAATTCCTGCTGCTGTGCCCGGGCGCGAGCGCCGAGGCCGCCGTCGCGCACGCCGAGAACCTGCGCCGCCTGGTCGCCGCGGCGTTCGCCGACGACTTCGCGGTCACCGCCAGCTTCGGCGTCGCGGTGGCGCAGCCGGGGGAAGAGCCGGAGGCGGCCGTCGCACGCGCCGACCGCGCGCTCTACGCCGCCAAGGCCGACGGCCGCAACGCGGTGCGCGCGCTCTGA
- a CDS encoding Phosphate/phosphite/phosphonate ABC transporters, periplasmic binding protein, whose protein sequence is MTKRSTILVAVLAGLLAPCAAAGRDITLAAFPSNDPEKLGAVMRDLSDYLTERLGRPVNSVITRDYAETAARLAEGSADVAWLGPLSYVQAVDEIPGLRYLATYVNRSHATGEIAPYYRSVIVVAKTSGIETLADLKGKRFAFTDPESASGYAFPVHLLRRNGIDPDRDFAKVFFLKRHDRILDALRHGSVDAGALADEVYYGARRQTGDAFKVIGTSEPIPMVAVAASARLDADTAARIQEALVAMPSDHRFCRKMRETFGWDAAGFRKRDDSLYDPVRAVYGRR, encoded by the coding sequence GTGACGAAGCGGTCGACGATCCTGGTTGCGGTGCTGGCGGGTCTGCTGGCGCCGTGCGCCGCCGCCGGGCGGGACATCACCCTCGCCGCGTTTCCGTCCAACGATCCCGAAAAGCTGGGCGCGGTGATGCGGGACCTGAGCGACTACCTGACCGAGCGCCTCGGGCGGCCGGTGAACTCGGTGATCACCCGCGACTATGCCGAGACCGCCGCGCGCCTCGCGGAAGGATCGGCGGACGTGGCCTGGCTCGGACCGCTGAGCTACGTGCAGGCGGTGGACGAGATTCCCGGGCTCCGCTACCTCGCCACCTACGTCAACCGCAGCCACGCCACCGGCGAGATCGCCCCGTACTATCGCTCGGTGATCGTCGTCGCCAAAACCAGCGGCATCGAGACCCTCGCCGATCTCAAGGGCAAGCGCTTCGCCTTCACCGACCCGGAGTCCGCCTCGGGCTACGCCTTTCCCGTCCACCTGCTGCGGCGGAACGGCATCGACCCGGACCGGGACTTCGCCAAGGTATTCTTTCTCAAGCGCCACGACCGCATCCTCGACGCCCTGCGGCACGGCTCGGTGGACGCGGGCGCCCTCGCCGACGAGGTCTATTACGGCGCGCGGCGGCAAACCGGCGACGCCTTCAAGGTAATCGGCACGTCGGAGCCGATTCCGATGGTGGCGGTCGCCGCGTCCGCGCGCCTCGACGCCGACACCGCCGCCCGGATCCAGGAGGCGCTGGTGGCGATGCCCTCCGACCACCGGTTCTGCCGCAAGATGCGCGAAACCTTCGGATGGGATGCCGCGGGCTTCCGGAAGCGCGACGACTCCCTTTACGATCCCGTCCGCGCGGTCTACGGAAGGCGCTGA
- a CDS encoding Phosphate/phosphite/phosphonate ABC transporters, periplasmic binding protein: MRKWLTGLLALLPWTPHAAADEIKLAIFPSNDPAKLHAVMRVLGDYLAARTGDAVATVVTRDYAELQQRVRERSVDIAWVNTLNYVRLISDVPSARYLATYMERNETTGRITPYYQAYIVAPRSGGIADLDGIRGKRFAFTDRASTSGFAFPNHMLKSRGIDPERDFAHVVFLKRHDRVAEALLHGAVDAGAISDGTYFTTRRAHGDALRILAKSAPIPLDAIVASGSLDAAKAEAVKRALLEMPPDHPFCRAMREILGWNAADFAVRDDGFYDSVRAVYAKP, from the coding sequence GTGAGGAAATGGCTGACGGGCCTGCTGGCGCTGCTGCCGTGGACGCCGCACGCGGCGGCGGACGAAATCAAGCTGGCGATCTTTCCCTCCAACGATCCGGCGAAGCTGCACGCGGTGATGCGGGTGCTCGGCGACTATCTCGCCGCGCGCACCGGCGACGCCGTCGCCACCGTGGTGACGCGGGACTACGCCGAGCTTCAGCAACGCGTGCGCGAACGCTCGGTGGACATCGCCTGGGTCAACACCCTCAACTACGTGCGGCTGATCTCCGACGTGCCCTCGGCGCGCTACCTCGCCACCTACATGGAGCGCAACGAGACCACCGGGCGGATCACCCCCTATTATCAGGCCTACATCGTCGCCCCCCGCTCCGGCGGTATCGCCGACCTCGACGGAATTCGCGGCAAACGCTTCGCCTTCACCGACCGCGCCTCCACCTCCGGGTTCGCCTTCCCCAACCACATGCTGAAAAGCCGGGGCATCGACCCGGAGCGCGATTTCGCCCACGTCGTGTTTCTCAAACGCCACGATCGCGTCGCCGAAGCGCTGCTGCACGGTGCGGTGGACGCGGGCGCGATATCCGACGGCACCTACTTCACCACCCGGCGCGCCCACGGCGACGCGCTGCGCATCCTCGCCAAGTCGGCGCCGATCCCCCTCGACGCGATCGTCGCCTCCGGCAGTCTCGACGCGGCGAAGGCCGAAGCGGTGAAACGGGCGCTTCTCGAGATGCCGCCCGACCACCCGTTCTGCCGCGCGATGCGCGAGATCCTCGGCTGGAACGCGGCGGATTTCGCGGTGCGCGACGACGGATTCTACGACTCCGTGCGCGCGGTCTACGCAAAGCCTTGA
- a CDS encoding Acetylornithine deacetylase/succinyl-diaminopimelate desuccinylase-like protein, producing the protein MPSSDSLDTLAILKTLVAFPTVSRDSNLALIDWIEAYARRHGAAIRRTFNAEGTKGNILVSVGPPEVAGVMLSGHTDVVPVDGQDWATDPFDLTEKDGRLYGRGACDMKGFLAVALAWLPRFAAAKLKKPLHLAFSHDEEVGCLGVRSLVEDLAHLTALPEVCIVGEPTMMRPMLAHKGKVNVRVRVKGFECHSSLAPTGVNAIEYAAELIAFLKGMARRKSKDGPFDTMFDIAHTTIHTGLIEGGTALNIVPQDCTFDFEIRAIPVDDRMAILDEIKAYVAAELEPAMRAIHPSCGFSWEILSSVPGSDTDPNDPAVHMVSQLSGANSYGKVAFGTEAGRFQTRWNMSTVICGPGDIDQAHKPDEFVDVDQIRACEAFVGRLLERMRA; encoded by the coding sequence ATGCCGTCGTCGGATTCGCTCGACACCCTCGCCATCCTCAAGACCCTGGTGGCCTTCCCCACCGTCAGCCGCGACTCCAACCTCGCGCTGATCGACTGGATCGAGGCCTACGCCCGCCGCCATGGCGCGGCCATCCGCCGCACCTTCAACGCCGAGGGCACCAAGGGCAACATCCTGGTGTCGGTGGGACCACCCGAGGTCGCGGGGGTGATGCTCTCCGGCCACACCGACGTGGTGCCGGTGGACGGCCAGGACTGGGCCACCGATCCGTTCGACCTCACCGAAAAGGACGGCCGCCTCTACGGCCGCGGCGCGTGCGACATGAAGGGATTCCTCGCGGTCGCCCTGGCGTGGTTGCCGCGCTTCGCCGCGGCGAAGCTGAAAAAGCCGCTGCACCTCGCCTTCTCCCACGACGAGGAGGTCGGCTGCCTCGGCGTGCGGAGCCTGGTCGAGGACCTCGCGCACCTGACCGCGCTCCCCGAGGTGTGCATCGTCGGCGAGCCGACGATGATGCGGCCGATGCTCGCCCACAAGGGCAAGGTCAACGTGCGGGTGCGGGTGAAGGGCTTCGAGTGCCACTCCTCGCTCGCCCCCACCGGCGTCAACGCGATCGAATACGCCGCCGAGCTGATCGCCTTCCTCAAGGGCATGGCGCGGCGGAAGAGCAAGGACGGCCCGTTCGACACGATGTTCGACATCGCCCACACCACCATCCACACCGGCCTGATCGAGGGCGGCACCGCGCTCAACATCGTGCCGCAGGACTGCACCTTCGACTTCGAGATCCGCGCGATCCCGGTCGACGACCGGATGGCGATCCTCGACGAGATCAAGGCCTACGTCGCCGCCGAGCTCGAACCGGCGATGCGGGCGATCCATCCCTCGTGCGGCTTCTCGTGGGAGATCCTCTCCTCGGTGCCGGGCTCGGATACCGATCCCAACGACCCGGCGGTGCACATGGTGAGCCAGCTCTCGGGCGCGAACAGCTACGGCAAGGTGGCGTTCGGCACCGAGGCCGGGCGGTTCCAGACCCGCTGGAACATGTCCACGGTGATCTGCGGCCCCGGCGACATCGATCAGGCGCACAAGCCCGACGAGTTCGTCGACGTCGACCAGATCCGCGCCTGCGAGGCGTTCGTCGGACGCCTGCTGGAACGCATGCGCGCCTGA
- a CDS encoding putative hydrolase (Evidence 3 : Function proposed based on presence of conserved amino acid motif, structural feature or limited homology) produces METARRTPALSVFDAPEGARIPLVFDSPHSGTDYPADFRPALPMAALRKAEDMYVDDFYAAAPEHGAALLLARFPRVYLDANRSVEDMDQGLLDAPWPGPLAPGVKTECGLGLIWRLSSDAEPIYDRRLSVEEAQARIDRCHAPYHAALKSLLDARHAEFGRVYHVDCHSMPELSGPRAPEGEGVPRADFVLGDRDGATCAPEFTRAVAECLAGMGYEVAVNDPYKGVELVRAYSDPAAGRHSLQVEINRRLYMNETTFEKTAGYAATKAAVGRLMATVAAFARSA; encoded by the coding sequence ATGGAAACCGCGCGACGAACCCCCGCCCTGTCGGTCTTCGACGCGCCCGAGGGAGCCCGCATCCCCCTGGTGTTCGACAGCCCGCACAGCGGCACCGACTACCCGGCCGACTTCCGCCCCGCCCTGCCGATGGCGGCGCTACGCAAGGCCGAGGACATGTACGTGGACGACTTCTACGCCGCCGCGCCGGAGCACGGCGCGGCGCTGCTGCTCGCCCGCTTCCCGCGCGTCTATCTCGACGCCAACCGGTCGGTGGAGGATATGGACCAGGGCCTGCTCGACGCCCCCTGGCCCGGCCCCCTCGCCCCCGGGGTCAAGACCGAATGCGGCCTCGGGCTGATCTGGCGGCTGTCGTCGGACGCCGAGCCGATCTACGACCGCAGGCTGTCGGTGGAGGAGGCGCAGGCGCGCATCGACCGCTGCCACGCGCCCTACCACGCCGCGCTCAAGAGCCTGCTCGACGCGCGCCACGCCGAGTTCGGCCGCGTCTACCACGTCGACTGCCACTCGATGCCCGAGCTCTCCGGCCCCCGCGCACCCGAGGGCGAGGGCGTGCCGCGCGCCGACTTCGTGCTCGGCGACCGCGACGGCGCCACCTGCGCCCCCGAGTTCACCCGCGCGGTGGCCGAATGCCTCGCCGGCATGGGCTACGAGGTCGCCGTCAACGACCCCTACAAGGGCGTCGAACTGGTGCGCGCCTACTCCGACCCGGCGGCGGGTCGCCACAGTCTGCAAGTCGAGATCAACCGCCGCCTCTACATGAACGAAACCACCTTCGAGAAGACCGCCGGTTACGCCGCCACCAAGGCGGCGGTCGGCAGGTTGATGGCGACGGTGGCGGCGTTCGCCCGAAGCGCCTGA
- the dppF gene encoding dipeptide transporter; ATP-binding component of ABC superfamily (Evidence 2a : Function of homologous gene experimentally demonstrated in an other organism; PubMedId : 7536291; Product type t : transporter): MTAAPLPKDAHGAPPVISVRGIDMVFLKKRPGLADAAAAKLGIPRPEPVGVHALDHVDLDVFKGEVVGLVGESGCGKSTLGRVIAGILDPTAGTLRYHGREFSEMSPQERYRAKVAVQMIFQDPFASLNPRKRVAEIIGEAPVVHGLVPKAEIDGYVDEIMLKCGIDPAYKQRFPHQFSGGQRQRIGIARALAVKPQFLVCDESVAALDVSIQAQVINLFMDLRHDFDLTYLFISHDLGVVEHIADRVVIMYLGRVVETAPTAELFANPRHPYTQALLANMPRISTEKQAFGQIKGEIPSPLHPPTGCHFHPRCPHAFDRCAAERPRLISKASGISAACHLLEEAV, translated from the coding sequence ATGACCGCCGCCCCGCTCCCCAAGGACGCCCACGGCGCGCCGCCGGTGATCTCGGTGCGCGGCATCGACATGGTGTTCCTCAAGAAGCGGCCGGGCCTGGCCGACGCCGCGGCGGCGAAGCTCGGCATCCCCCGGCCGGAACCGGTGGGCGTGCACGCGCTCGATCACGTCGACCTCGACGTCTTCAAGGGCGAGGTGGTCGGCCTGGTGGGCGAATCCGGCTGCGGCAAGTCGACCCTCGGACGGGTGATCGCGGGGATCCTCGACCCCACCGCCGGAACCCTCCGCTACCACGGCCGCGAGTTCTCGGAGATGTCGCCGCAGGAGCGCTACCGCGCCAAGGTGGCGGTGCAGATGATCTTCCAGGACCCGTTCGCCTCCCTCAATCCGCGCAAGCGGGTGGCGGAGATCATCGGCGAGGCGCCGGTGGTGCACGGTCTGGTGCCGAAGGCCGAGATCGACGGCTACGTCGACGAGATCATGTTGAAGTGCGGCATCGACCCCGCCTACAAGCAGCGCTTCCCGCACCAGTTCTCGGGCGGCCAGCGCCAGCGCATCGGCATCGCCCGCGCGCTCGCGGTCAAGCCCCAGTTCCTGGTGTGCGACGAATCCGTCGCCGCGCTCGACGTCTCGATCCAGGCGCAGGTGATCAACCTGTTCATGGACCTGCGGCACGACTTCGACCTCACCTACCTGTTCATCAGCCACGATCTCGGCGTCGTCGAGCACATCGCCGACCGGGTGGTGATCATGTACCTCGGCCGGGTGGTCGAGACCGCGCCGACCGCCGAACTGTTCGCCAACCCGCGCCACCCCTATACCCAGGCGCTGCTCGCCAACATGCCGCGGATCTCCACCGAGAAGCAGGCGTTCGGCCAGATCAAGGGCGAGATCCCGTCGCCGCTGCATCCGCCGACCGGCTGCCACTTCCACCCGCGCTGCCCGCACGCCTTCGACCGCTGCGCCGCCGAGCGGCCGCGCCTGATTTCCAAGGCGTCCGGCATTTCCGCCGCCTGCCATCTGCTCGAGGAGGCGGTGTGA
- the oppD gene encoding oligopeptide transporter subunit; ATP-binding component of ABC superfamily (Evidence 2a : Function of homologous gene experimentally demonstrated in an other organism; Product type t : transporter): MTGEPTLKVEGLKTHFFTEAGVVKSVDGVDLAVDRGEILGLVGESGSGKSVTGFSILGLIDPPGRIVGGSVRLNGEELTTASPKRLRSLRGDRIAMIFQDPMMTLNPVLKIETQMIETLQAHSRIGRAEARAKARDALGRVGIPSPEERLDSYPHQFSGGMRQRVAIAIALLHGPDLIIADEPTTALDVTIQAQILAEVQTLCRETGTALIWITHDLAIISGLADRVAVMYAGRIVETGSVAEVVATPRHPYTHGLIGSVPSRNRRGSRLTQIPGMTPSFLALPPGCAFAPRCARADEKCLAMPDLAPCPGGGHLARCFHPMPEGAAS, from the coding sequence ATGACCGGCGAACCCACCCTCAAGGTCGAGGGCCTCAAGACCCACTTCTTCACCGAGGCGGGCGTGGTCAAGTCGGTGGACGGCGTCGACCTCGCCGTCGACCGCGGCGAGATTCTCGGCCTGGTCGGCGAATCCGGGTCCGGCAAGTCGGTCACCGGATTCTCGATCCTCGGCCTGATCGACCCGCCCGGCCGGATCGTCGGCGGATCGGTGCGGCTGAACGGCGAGGAGCTCACCACCGCCAGCCCCAAGCGCCTGCGCAGCCTGCGGGGCGACCGCATCGCGATGATCTTCCAGGACCCGATGATGACCCTCAATCCGGTCCTGAAGATCGAGACGCAGATGATCGAAACCCTCCAGGCGCACAGTCGGATCGGCCGCGCCGAGGCCCGCGCGAAGGCGCGCGACGCCTTGGGCCGGGTCGGCATCCCGAGCCCGGAGGAGCGTCTCGACAGCTATCCGCACCAGTTCTCGGGCGGCATGCGCCAGCGCGTCGCGATCGCCATCGCGCTGCTGCACGGCCCGGACCTGATCATCGCCGACGAACCCACCACCGCGCTCGACGTGACGATCCAGGCGCAGATCCTCGCCGAGGTGCAGACGCTGTGCCGCGAAACCGGCACCGCGCTGATCTGGATCACCCACGACCTCGCGATCATCTCCGGCCTCGCCGACCGCGTCGCGGTGATGTACGCCGGGCGGATCGTCGAGACCGGCAGCGTCGCCGAGGTGGTGGCCACCCCGCGCCACCCCTACACCCACGGCCTGATCGGCTCGGTGCCGAGCCGCAACCGCCGCGGCAGCCGCCTGACCCAGATCCCGGGAATGACGCCGTCGTTCCTCGCCCTGCCGCCGGGCTGCGCGTTCGCGCCGCGCTGCGCCCGCGCCGACGAAAAGTGCCTCGCCATGCCCGACCTCGCCCCCTGCCCCGGCGGCGGCCATCTCGCCCGCTGCTTCCACCCGATGCCCGAAGGAGCCGCGTCATGA